GGCCGCGGCCAGGCTTCAGAGCTATTGGACGCAGGGACCCTGATCGACGTCTGCGGCCCGATACCGGGACCGGCGCGTCAGCGAGTCCTCGGCGGGCATGCCGGGCCGTGTTCGTCTGCCTCCTTGAACCTCGCCTGCGGGACGTCTGTACGGGTCTCTTGGCAGGGCACTGCCGTGTGCCCCAGCTCGAAGGAAGTCGCAGCCCGCATCTCGTGACCACGGCCGATGCCTGCCTGTCTGCCGCGACAGCGGTGCGGACGCCCGTCAGCGTGCCGCTCGTGTCGGCCGGTCCCGCCCACCGTCCTGAGTGAGGCGGTTCCCACCCGATGCCGGTCCCGCGCCTCGCCGCGGACCGCTCCGAGCGATTCGGAGGAGAAAAGCGCGTGCGTAGGCCCGCTGGTCTTTGCTATGGTCTGTTCATGCGCTGACAAGCCCCTTCTTCGTGGTGTCACCTCCCACGCGTGCCTGCCGGTCTCTCGGCGGCATGATGCTTTTCTGTTCCGGCCCGGCGCTGTCTTTCGCGCATCGGTCGGTCTTCTTCATTCGTCTCGCCTCGCTTTGGCGTCCGTTCGGGACGCCGCCGATGATCGGCAGCGGGGCAGAGGTGTCCGTAACAGTCCTCGAATCATGAGGAGGCGATCTTTCATGACGCGAAATGAATCCGGTTCCGAACTCCGTCCGGCCGTGGTGGATGAGCTGAGCCAGACCACCAGCGAGTCGATTCCCGTCCCCTTTCCCCAGGTGGACGAGGTACAGGCCGCCGAGACGGCCGGGCCCAACCGTGCGGAACGCAGGCGGGCGGGCAAGAAAAACAAGGAACGGTTCTCCGGTCACGGGCTGGCCAGGCAGCCGCGTATCGCCGCGGCGCCGCCGCGTCAGTTCGCCCACCGTAGACGTGGCTGATCAGTCCTTCCTTGGTCAGCGGTACCGCCGAACGGACGGTCGATAAGGAGGTGCCAGTGGTGAGAGAAATTCGGCGCGAAGGCGCCCGGCGATAAGACGAGACCGACGGTATGAAGGCCGCGTCATGACAGCGGAACCGTGAGTCGGAACGAATCGGTGGCGAACACCGTGCTCGGCCGTGATCGTGGCCGAGCACGGTATTCGTCGTGGATTCGAATGCCCCGGCCTGCCCACCGGATGGTCGACCAGCGGGTGCTCGGCTGCGGCACATTTCCGACCGAGCAGGCCGCCGACGGTAGCGGCGTGCGTGTCGATCACGCTACGTTGCGAGTGGTCTGAATCACCTGGGCCAGTCCGGTCGTTGGGCGCGCGGTGACCGGCGTGGTCCCCAACCGGCATGTCCGGGAGGAGAACTGATGTCGAGGAGATCGTTCGCGCGCCGGTCGGCCGCCGTGATCGTCGCGGCCGTCATCGCACCACTGACCATGATCGGGTCGGCCTCCGGCGCGGAGCCCGTCGGTCCCGTCCTGTCGCAGGCCCCCGCCGTCGAACAACTCGATCGCCTGTCCGTGCACACCGACCAGGTCGCCTCGGGTCTGCGGCGGCCGACGGCCATCGCGGCTCCGGACGACGGCAGCGGCAGGCTGCTGATCGCGGAGAAGCCCGGCACCGTGCGCGTCTACCACCCGGACGCCGGGCTCGCCGCGACGCCGCTGCTCGACCTGACCGATCGGGTCGACAACTCGGCGAACGAGCGAGGACTGCTCGGCATCGCCGCCTCGCCCGACTTCGCGGAGACGCACGCCCTCTATGTCGCCTACACCTCCCTCCCCGACGGCGAGGTGACCCTGTCCCGCTTCCCGTTGTCCGACGCGGCGCAGGACCCGGTGCCCGCTGACGGGGAGGAGGTCCTGCTGACTCAGCCGCATTCGGAGTTCACCAATCACAACGGCGGTCAGGTCGCCTTCGGACCGGACGGGCATCTCTATTGGAGCATCGGCGACGGCGGTGGTGGCGGCGATGCGCTGAACGCCGCCCAGGACCTCACGACGCTGCTCGGCAAGATCCTGCGCATCGACGTGAGCGCGAGCTGTGCCGACGCCTACTGCATCCCCGCCGACAACCCCTTCGTCTCCGATCCGCAGGCCCGCCCGGAGATCTGGGCCTACGGGCTGCGCAACGCGTGGCGGTTCTCCTTCGACGCCGCCGACGGTGGGCTCTGGATAGCCGATGTCGGCCAGGGCACGCAGGAGGAGGTCAACCGCCTCGCTGCCGACCAGGGCGGCGCGAACCTGGGCTGGCCCTGCCTGGAGGGCACGTCGGTGTTCGACGAGACGCGCTGCGACTCCGAGGCGGAGTACGTCGACCCGGTGTTCACCTACGCGACCTCCCTCGAGGGATGCGCGGTGGTGGGCGGCCACGTCTACCGAGGGTCTGAGTTCGCCGACGCGGCGGCGGGCGTCTACGTGACGACCGACTACTGCACGGCGACCGGTTGGGGCATCGACACGGCGGACGACGCGCACCCCAGCGCCGTCATCGGTGAGTTCCCCATCCAGACCAGCACCTTCGGCGAGGACGCCGACGGCGAGTTGTACGTCGCCAACGATCTGCCCGGCCAACTGCACGCCGTCTCATTCGAGCTTGAACCGCCTGCGGCGAGTTGTTCGGTCGACTACCAGGTGCGCAACCAGTGGGGCACGGGGTACATCGGCGCGGTCACGGTGGTCAATGAGGGCTCTGAGCCGGTCTCGGACTGGTCCTTGAGCTGGACGGCGCCCGCCGGGCAGACGGTGACCTCCGCGTGGAGCGCCGTCGTCTCGCAGGTGGGTGACCAGATCACGGCGGTCGGCGCCTCATGGAACAGGTCGATCCCGCCGGGTGGATCGGTGAGCTTCGAGTTCCTCGGGACGCACGGCGGTGCCGTCGCCGTACCCGGTCAGTTCGTGATGAACGGCAGCACCTGCCGCTAGTCCGACTGAGAACGTCCGGGCTCCACGGGCAGCGCGAGGTCCCGCGTGGACGACCCGTCGCCTGGCTCGGACGTTCCGCCTGACTCCGGCGGGGCGTCCGAGCCTGCCCAGGCGAGAGCGCCCGCCTGTGCCGCCGCCAGGACCATCGCCGCCGACTGTTCGGCCAGATGGGCGTCGACGGGCTCGCGGGTGATGAACAGCCGATGGTAAAGCGGGGCCACGACCGCGCGGGCCACGGCGCCGGGGTCCGTGCTCGCGGGCACCTCGCCCCGTCGGATCGCCCGCGTGGTCACCGGCTCGCAGCGGGCGTGCCGATCGGCGAAGAAGTCGCGCAGCGCGGCGGCCGCCAGGTCGGAGTGGAAGGAGGCGTAGACGAACGCGTTGGGCGCACCGGCTCGGCGGGGGTCCGCGAAGTAGTGCAGGACCTCGGTGGCCAGTGCGCGCAGGTCGCCCGCGAAGGAGCCCGTGTCGGGTGGTCGCCAGTCGTCCTCGCCTGCGAGGTCCAACACGTCGATGACCAGTCCGTCCACCCCGCCCCAGCGCCGGTACACGGTGGTCTTGTGCACACCGGAGCGTTCGGCGACGTTGTCCACGGTGAGGCCCTGATAGCCGTGCGCCGCCAACTCGGCCAGCGTGGCGTCGCGGACGGCCGATCGCGTCCTGGCGGTGCGTCCGCCGGGGCGGACGGTGCCGGAGACACGCTCAGGCTCCTCCACAGAGAACTCCAGTCGCGTCGGGTCACTCGAGTGGGCAATCGAACTCCGCGTACACCGGGACGGCCTCGGTTCCGGCCGCCCGGTCGAGACATCACGTCGGTGCAGGTCCGAAGCCCGTCGCACGCTCTCCCGCGTGCACATCCGTCCAATGCCCACCAGGTCGCGTGAGTCCGAGGATGTCACACCCGACCTGGCGGCACGCCGTGCGCAGGGCACTGGGCGATCGACTGCGGTTCGCCGCAGGCTCCGTCCCGGTTCGCCCGGAGAGCGAGTCGGCATCGTCGGGGCGGCCGCTGCACCGGCACGACGCTGCCTCGCCTGCCGGTCGGCCGCGGCCGAGTCGATGAGGGCGCGGCGCGAGCGACTGCGTCCGGCCGCCTCGATTCAAGCTCGGTCGGCCGCCTCCTTCGCAGGAGCCCGCAGCCGTCCGCCCACACCGCCGCCGCCCCTGCCGTCGTCGTCGCTCGGCTCGTGGGAACAGAGATCCACGACGTCCGCGTGCCGGGTGCCGATGCGATGAGTGGGGACCCGGTCGCTCCCGGTGATCACTCGGCTTGGGAACATCACGGTATGGAACTGGACGTCCTGGCTGGCGAGTACGCGGTGTGCAGGCTCGACGCGGGGGAGGCGCTGCCGGACTGGATCGGACCCCGGGACGGCTCACGGCTGTGCTCCGTCACCTGGGCGGGCACCGAACTGTCCGTGCTGTGCCCCGCCGAGCAGGTGCCCGTCGACGAGGAGGCCGGTGACGTGCGGGTGACCGCAGGCTGGCTGGCGCTGCGGGTACGAGGGCCGCTCGACTTCGCTCTCATCGGGGTGCTCGCCTCGCTGGCAGAGCCGTTGCGGGAAGCCGGCGTCAGCGTGTTCTCGGTGTCCACCTTCGACACCGACTATCTGCTGGTGCCTGCGGCGGACCGATTCACCGCGTTGGCGGCGCTGCGCGAGGCCGGTCACACGATCGCCGAGGGGTGACTCCCCTCGGCCGGACTCGGGCGACGGCGGGGACTCCACAGCGGGGATGAGTTCCGCAGGCGGCGTGCTGAGAGCGTCGGCAGTGCACGATGTCGTGCGCCGCAGTCCAGGGCTTTCGTCCACCGGCCGCTTCCCGGTGCTGATCCCGATGATCCTGGCCGTCGGATTTGCGCCGTCGTGAGACCGTGCCGCCCGTCCCGTCGCCGTGGCGGCGGCTCGGCGAGCGAACGGAGTCCTCGGAGCCACGGGTAGCGGGCCGGGCTCGCGATCGGCGTGGTCGATCGGGCTCTCACCTCGCGTCGGTGCCGCCGCCCGCCAGCGAGTCGAGCTCGTCACGCAGCCGATCCACCAGATCCCTCGCCCGGCCCAGCGCGGGTGAGGACGGCGGGACGGCGGACGGCTCGATGGGAAGCAGGTCCGGCGCGGGGGTCAGCCGGAGCTGTTCGTTCTGCTCACTGAGCTCGACCTCGAAGGCGACCCGGTCGGCGCGGTGCCAGGTGGCGAACCACTCCAGCGGCCTGCCCAGCTGATCGGCTCCGCCGCCCTCCAGCAACAGCAGCGGTGCCCCTTCCGGCAGCGCGAGCGCCTCCGCCAGACGCGCGTCGGCAGGGACGGCTCGGACCTGTCGACGTCCGCTCACCGGACGGATGCCCAACGTCGTCTCCAGGACATGGTGGAGCGAGGCGTCGGTCAACAGTTCCTCGGTCAGACCTCGCACTCGTGCCGACGGCAGCCAGGTGCGCACGTAGGCCACCGGTTCCGAGCCCACCGAGCGCAGTCGTTCCAGCCGCATCGTGTCCGTGGTTCCCAGATACTCGGCGACCTGCGGCGGCGGACTGGCCGGGACCAGGTGCACGACCCTGGTGCGCAGGGCCAGGCCGCTTCGCGAGAACTGTTCGAAGAGGCCCGTCGCCCGTTGAACCAGCCTGCGGTGCTCCTGGGGCGATGCCACCACCGGAGCCCGTCCCTGCTCCCGACGGACGAGTCCCTCGGTGACCAGCGCGGCCAGCGCCTGTCGGACCACGCTGCGCGCCACCCCGAAACGGTCTCGCAGGGTCGCCTCACTCGGCAGCGTCGCGCCGGGCGGCATCTCGTGGTCGCGGATCTCTGAGCGCAGCACCGCGGCAACCTGTGCGTGCAACGGCTGCGGTGAGTTGCGGTCCACAGGCATGCGGGTGAGTTTAAGAGCCTGCGGGCCGTTCCCTTCTCCCCGTCGGGTGGGAGCGGCGCCTGTGAGTTCGTCGCCCCCGCCGTTCGCACGCACGCCGTGCCCCTCTCCTGATCGACGTGGTCCGCTGCCTGCGGCTATCACGCCGGGTCGGCACCGGAAGCGCTTCGCCAGACATGACCCCAGCCCGGCGCAAGCTCTGCGGCCCGGCGCAGGGCCAGCACCAGACTGGCCTCTCTGGCCTGGCCGGTGCCCACGATGTCGAAGGCCGTGCCGTGATCCACTGAGACTCGGACGACCGGCAGCCCGACGGTGATGTTCACTCCGTCGTCGCCGTAGACCGCCTTGAACGGCGCGTGTCCCTGATCGTGATAGCAGACAGCGACGAGCCGCCACTTTCCTCGGACGGCAGCCGGGATCAACGCATCGGCCGGGAGCGGGCCCACCGCGTTGATGCCTGCTGCGACGACCTCGGCGATGGCCGGGACGAGCACGTCGGCATCCTCGTCGCCGAACAGCCGATCCTCGCCTGCATGCGGATTGAGACCTGCCACGCCGATCGGCTCCGCAGGCCTGCTCAACGCCGTGCCGAAGGAGTCCGCCAGCCGCAGCACGGAGGTCACCCGCTGCCGGGTCACTCCCTCGATCGCATGGCGCAGGGAGACGTGGGTGGTGAAGTGGAAGACGAACAGGTCGCCTGCGGAGAGGACGAGGCTGAAGTCACGCACGCCGAACTCGTGGGCCAGCAGCTCGGTGTGGCCGGGCCAGCGGTGGCCCGCCGCGTGCATCGCCGCCTTGTTCAACGGTGCGGTGACGATGCCGTCGACCTGGCCGTCACGCGCCAGTGCACAGGCCGCCTTGACGAAGCGGACCGCAGCGTCGCCCGCCCTCGGGTGGACGGCACCGGCAGGCACGTCCGCGAGGGAGTCGCCGACCTGGATCACCTCGATGGTCCCCGGTTCGTTACGTGCCTGTCGAGGGGTGGCGATCACGCGGACCCTCGCCGGGTCGCCGCCCGCG
The Actinoalloteichus fjordicus DNA segment above includes these coding regions:
- a CDS encoding TetR/AcrR family transcriptional regulator, translated to MEEPERVSGTVRPGGRTARTRSAVRDATLAELAAHGYQGLTVDNVAERSGVHKTTVYRRWGGVDGLVIDVLDLAGEDDWRPPDTGSFAGDLRALATEVLHYFADPRRAGAPNAFVYASFHSDLAAAALRDFFADRHARCEPVTTRAIRRGEVPASTDPGAVARAVVAPLYHRLFITREPVDAHLAEQSAAMVLAAAQAGALAWAGSDAPPESGGTSEPGDGSSTRDLALPVEPGRSQSD
- the pdxA gene encoding 4-hydroxythreonine-4-phosphate dehydrogenase PdxA; translated protein: MTIPVLALTIGDVAGIGPEITAKALLGHADLRGLCAPVVVGDADAVRAGVRTAGGDPARVRVIATPRQARNEPGTIEVIQVGDSLADVPAGAVHPRAGDAAVRFVKAACALARDGQVDGIVTAPLNKAAMHAAGHRWPGHTELLAHEFGVRDFSLVLSAGDLFVFHFTTHVSLRHAIEGVTRQRVTSVLRLADSFGTALSRPAEPIGVAGLNPHAGEDRLFGDEDADVLVPAIAEVVAAGINAVGPLPADALIPAAVRGKWRLVAVCYHDQGHAPFKAVYGDDGVNITVGLPVVRVSVDHGTAFDIVGTGQAREASLVLALRRAAELAPGWGHVWRSASGADPA
- a CDS encoding ACT domain-containing protein; this encodes MELDVLAGEYAVCRLDAGEALPDWIGPRDGSRLCSVTWAGTELSVLCPAEQVPVDEEAGDVRVTAGWLALRVRGPLDFALIGVLASLAEPLREAGVSVFSVSTFDTDYLLVPAADRFTALAALREAGHTIAEG
- a CDS encoding PQQ-dependent sugar dehydrogenase, whose product is MSRRSFARRSAAVIVAAVIAPLTMIGSASGAEPVGPVLSQAPAVEQLDRLSVHTDQVASGLRRPTAIAAPDDGSGRLLIAEKPGTVRVYHPDAGLAATPLLDLTDRVDNSANERGLLGIAASPDFAETHALYVAYTSLPDGEVTLSRFPLSDAAQDPVPADGEEVLLTQPHSEFTNHNGGQVAFGPDGHLYWSIGDGGGGGDALNAAQDLTTLLGKILRIDVSASCADAYCIPADNPFVSDPQARPEIWAYGLRNAWRFSFDAADGGLWIADVGQGTQEEVNRLAADQGGANLGWPCLEGTSVFDETRCDSEAEYVDPVFTYATSLEGCAVVGGHVYRGSEFADAAAGVYVTTDYCTATGWGIDTADDAHPSAVIGEFPIQTSTFGEDADGELYVANDLPGQLHAVSFELEPPAASCSVDYQVRNQWGTGYIGAVTVVNEGSEPVSDWSLSWTAPAGQTVTSAWSAVVSQVGDQITAVGASWNRSIPPGGSVSFEFLGTHGGAVAVPGQFVMNGSTCR
- a CDS encoding GntR family transcriptional regulator — its product is MPVDRNSPQPLHAQVAAVLRSEIRDHEMPPGATLPSEATLRDRFGVARSVVRQALAALVTEGLVRREQGRAPVVASPQEHRRLVQRATGLFEQFSRSGLALRTRVVHLVPASPPPQVAEYLGTTDTMRLERLRSVGSEPVAYVRTWLPSARVRGLTEELLTDASLHHVLETTLGIRPVSGRRQVRAVPADARLAEALALPEGAPLLLLEGGGADQLGRPLEWFATWHRADRVAFEVELSEQNEQLRLTPAPDLLPIEPSAVPPSSPALGRARDLVDRLRDELDSLAGGGTDAR